The Candidatus Caldatribacterium sp. genome includes a window with the following:
- a CDS encoding nucleotidyltransferase domain-containing protein: protein MLKEKFRQLEELLVKELLAFYQDRLVSVVLFGSVARQTQRYDSDVDVLIIAKDLPEGRMKRVQEFENVEQRLEPFLKELAREGINTYLSPVLKTPEEALPGSPLFLDMVEDARILFDRDGFFEKVLERLKMRLSELHARRIWKGDAWYWDLKPDYKPGETFEL from the coding sequence ATGCTTAAAGAGAAATTCAGGCAATTAGAAGAGTTGCTTGTAAAAGAGCTTCTTGCCTTCTACCAGGACCGACTTGTTTCTGTGGTTCTCTTTGGCTCTGTGGCGAGGCAAACGCAGAGGTACGATTCCGATGTCGACGTGCTCATAATCGCCAAAGACCTTCCTGAGGGCAGGATGAAACGTGTCCAGGAATTCGAAAACGTGGAGCAAAGACTTGAGCCATTTCTAAAAGAGCTTGCCAGAGAAGGCATCAATACCTACCTGTCACCGGTACTCAAGACTCCTGAAGAAGCCCTTCCCGGTTCCCCCCTTTTCCTTGATATGGTCGAGGATGCAAGGATACTCTTTGACAGAGACGGATTCTTTGAGAAAGTGCTCGAGAGGCTCAAAATGAGACTGTCAGAGCTCCATGCCAGAAGGATATGGAAAGGCGATGCCTGGTACTGGGACCTAAAACCTGATTACAAACCAGGGGAAACGTTCGAACTATGA
- a CDS encoding alpha-2-macroglobulin family protein yields the protein VPVEEVGVSKVFSLLPLSITPPISGQFLWEDKRTLVLKPKGAFQEATRYAFRFRDDFRDVRGRLLAGRHDFTLFTEPLRVIDVKQVDYTTEGGVVLECSFSLPVLPQKLRGFLVLFGPEGNEIPYSLPLGPASTRLYVTTAPLESPTLTVEITEGLTSERGPLGLESVYRKVITATYAFEILGYYVYFESPERCVIAFNTSTPVDPEQLTPFIQVTPEGPFTVRRSYGGFAVVGPFLPRERKVITVKKGAQARNGAKLLSDFTQAVIIPDLYPSISFPVAGLYVSSSLGARIPVTLVNVPKVRLTLWRLYDNNIPIALANLPQVPAQALGELVREDTVFNDSPPNTLARKAIDLVRLTGGRKGTYLLVAQDASENGWAFAEYLFAFTDIGIVAKVFPQGILVWANSLSDGSPLSGAWVKVFSRTNQLLFEGTCNEEGVFLGTRDVPWGEKETPYIVTVQTERDLSFVTLEGELFATSGFDVTGKEYLRKGYEAFLFLPRGVFRPGEELRAQAIVRGPQFSLPPSFPVKFVVRNPLGRSIGEITETLSSQGSATLAFAIPENAPTGAYTLSLSLPDGKTLLAEKVFLVEEFVPPRIRLEVAANPSSVRTGEDVTVAISGEYLFGRKADSLPYSAQVTFESAPFAPPDFATYTFGNGEISFTPVTLSLGEGVLDAEGKATFSFTIPSDLRPPAALTGKVTVTASDPGGRPVASSATFSVFPYPLYFGLAFPEKEFEPGEPIVLSLVALDPSGNLKETEATIRIFRILRHFVLSSPEEGGGLRYREEEERIPEVSETVSLPQGKGTYTFTPETYGEYLVEVTDPASSSTTTRRLFVFGRYGFALGPGALPDRVILALGKPRYAEGEEAVLSYRAPFAGKALFTIETDRIVSARVLDVSESGEIRFPVTREMFPNAYCSLVVLQEGAPKEGLPLRALGVVPLFVEASRHRLGVTLEVPDRAKPGKPLSLRAKVTDSSGNPVFGASVTFALVDVGILTLTDEPVPDPFGFFTAKRRLGVGTFDLYSSLVLGEPETTPLLHPAGGAPKEAFLRAQLSFLRPALFRIVSVFAPDFTTDAQGEITATFDLPDVATTLRVVAVVFKDDRFGSSAREVTLQEDLVFELTHPRVLAPGDSFVLPVTVFSQKDTPSSVTLALVANDLLEVMPKDASFELPPRGKEMVLFTARAKELVGDATLELAVRADGEEKRSTFRFPVRPPFPRIPVVLTGKVEPGETVTVEVPRDFIAATLNGKLFLSGTPDVDLRRIATFLWDYPYGCLEQVVSSAWVALLLPEHLKEEDPLLAPEELAARLLDRKIRRILSLQTYDGGFSSWPQGESTPWNTAYALHFLLSALDRGVAIPREPLEAARDYLLRFLVAPPYGTDDESLQDFYTTKAYAAYVLSLFGERPLATLEELREKRLYLRNSGLLFLALTYASFGQRDLAQNLAGNYTPSLYGEPQTGGVLESPLREGALALLLSLELDPTHAQAANLVANLQKAIAEREYLTTQEGAFLLFALSRYYAQEKRGGLFSARLSDERGNILASFTEKDAAAIDIALLPPSPWKLTNEGGARLFYALVADGVPLVPPEPWDRGIQVRKTYLDRDGNPLENGAVEKGDEVVVLLDIEAPAPLENVVIVDLLPGGLEPTLSEEPQEGIVPAFVDRRDDRILIFFSYLEGKVSYRYRTTAVTSGTFTVPPVKAECMYNPGISSLSGGGTLKVE from the coding sequence CGTGCCGGTAGAGGAAGTAGGAGTTTCAAAGGTTTTCTCCCTCCTTCCCCTCTCCATCACCCCACCAATCTCGGGGCAGTTCCTCTGGGAGGACAAGAGGACTCTGGTCCTCAAACCCAAGGGGGCTTTTCAGGAGGCGACGCGGTATGCCTTCCGCTTTCGGGATGATTTCCGCGATGTGCGGGGGAGGCTCCTTGCGGGACGGCACGATTTCACTCTCTTCACGGAACCTCTTCGAGTCATTGACGTGAAGCAAGTGGACTACACCACGGAAGGCGGGGTCGTTCTTGAGTGTTCCTTTTCCTTACCGGTGCTACCTCAAAAGCTTCGGGGATTCCTTGTGCTTTTTGGCCCTGAGGGAAACGAGATTCCCTATTCTCTTCCCCTTGGTCCGGCAAGTACCCGCCTCTACGTGACCACAGCGCCTCTTGAAAGCCCGACCCTCACGGTGGAAATTACCGAGGGGCTCACAAGCGAGCGAGGACCCCTTGGCCTTGAGAGTGTGTACCGGAAAGTGATTACGGCAACGTATGCCTTTGAGATTCTTGGGTACTACGTGTACTTTGAATCGCCTGAGCGGTGTGTCATCGCCTTCAATACCTCGACTCCTGTTGATCCAGAACAGCTTACCCCTTTCATTCAGGTGACTCCTGAAGGTCCATTCACCGTTCGCCGAAGCTACGGGGGTTTCGCCGTTGTCGGGCCCTTCCTGCCGCGGGAACGAAAAGTCATCACGGTGAAGAAAGGAGCACAGGCCAGAAACGGTGCAAAACTCCTTTCCGACTTCACTCAGGCGGTTATTATCCCGGACCTCTACCCATCCATATCCTTCCCGGTTGCGGGGCTTTACGTGAGTTCTTCCCTGGGGGCTCGAATCCCCGTAACCCTTGTGAACGTCCCGAAGGTACGGCTTACGCTCTGGCGGCTCTACGACAACAATATTCCCATTGCCTTAGCCAATCTCCCTCAGGTTCCTGCTCAGGCCTTGGGAGAGCTTGTCCGGGAGGATACCGTTTTCAACGATAGCCCCCCGAATACCTTGGCTCGGAAAGCCATAGACCTTGTTCGTCTCACCGGAGGCCGCAAAGGGACGTATCTCCTTGTTGCCCAGGATGCAAGCGAAAATGGTTGGGCCTTTGCGGAGTACCTCTTTGCCTTCACCGATATCGGCATTGTGGCGAAGGTTTTCCCCCAGGGGATTCTCGTCTGGGCCAATTCTCTGAGTGACGGTTCTCCCCTTTCCGGAGCCTGGGTCAAGGTTTTCTCCCGGACTAACCAGCTCCTCTTCGAGGGGACCTGCAACGAAGAAGGGGTTTTCCTCGGTACTCGGGACGTTCCCTGGGGTGAGAAGGAAACCCCTTACATCGTGACCGTTCAAACGGAAAGGGACCTTTCCTTTGTGACCTTAGAGGGAGAGCTTTTTGCCACCTCAGGGTTTGATGTCACGGGGAAAGAGTACCTGCGCAAAGGCTACGAGGCCTTCCTCTTTCTCCCCCGGGGAGTTTTCCGGCCTGGGGAAGAACTCCGTGCCCAGGCCATCGTCCGGGGACCGCAATTCTCCCTTCCCCCGAGTTTTCCCGTGAAGTTTGTGGTCAGGAACCCCCTTGGTCGAAGTATAGGAGAGATCACCGAGACGCTGTCCTCCCAGGGAAGCGCAACGCTCGCCTTTGCCATCCCCGAGAACGCCCCAACAGGTGCCTATACCCTTTCGCTTTCCCTTCCCGATGGGAAGACCCTCCTTGCGGAAAAAGTCTTCCTTGTTGAGGAGTTCGTCCCGCCTCGCATTCGCCTGGAGGTTGCTGCGAATCCTTCTTCGGTAAGGACCGGAGAAGATGTGACTGTTGCCATCTCGGGAGAGTACCTCTTCGGCCGAAAGGCCGATAGTCTCCCTTACAGCGCTCAGGTGACCTTCGAGAGTGCCCCTTTTGCCCCTCCGGATTTTGCTACGTACACCTTTGGGAACGGGGAAATTTCTTTTACCCCGGTGACCCTGTCCCTTGGGGAGGGGGTGCTCGATGCTGAAGGGAAAGCAACCTTTTCCTTCACCATTCCTTCTGATCTCCGCCCGCCGGCTGCACTCACCGGAAAGGTCACGGTCACTGCAAGCGACCCCGGAGGTCGACCGGTAGCCTCAAGCGCTACCTTTTCTGTTTTCCCCTACCCCTTGTACTTTGGCCTTGCGTTTCCGGAAAAGGAATTCGAACCGGGAGAACCCATAGTCTTGAGCCTTGTCGCCCTTGACCCCTCTGGCAATCTGAAGGAAACCGAAGCAACCATCCGCATTTTCCGCATCCTCCGTCACTTCGTTCTTTCCTCTCCTGAGGAAGGTGGAGGTCTCCGGTACCGGGAAGAGGAGGAGCGGATTCCCGAGGTCTCAGAGACTGTCTCTCTGCCCCAGGGGAAGGGTACCTATACCTTCACCCCGGAAACCTACGGAGAGTACCTTGTGGAGGTGACGGACCCTGCCTCCTCAAGCACCACGACTCGACGTCTCTTCGTCTTTGGTCGATACGGATTTGCCCTTGGACCTGGAGCGCTCCCGGATCGGGTGATTCTTGCCTTGGGGAAACCCCGCTACGCCGAGGGTGAAGAGGCAGTTTTGTCCTACCGGGCACCTTTTGCCGGAAAAGCCCTCTTCACGATAGAAACGGACCGGATAGTTTCTGCAAGAGTTCTTGATGTTTCTGAAAGCGGAGAGATTCGTTTCCCGGTCACCCGTGAAATGTTCCCGAACGCCTACTGTTCTCTTGTCGTTCTCCAGGAAGGTGCGCCTAAGGAAGGCTTGCCTCTTCGAGCCCTTGGAGTAGTACCGCTTTTTGTTGAAGCGAGTCGTCACCGCCTCGGGGTTACCCTCGAAGTTCCAGATAGAGCAAAGCCGGGGAAACCTCTTTCCCTTAGGGCTAAGGTCACAGATTCTTCCGGGAATCCTGTTTTTGGTGCCTCGGTGACCTTTGCGCTTGTCGATGTGGGCATCCTTACCCTTACGGATGAACCTGTTCCCGATCCCTTCGGCTTTTTCACCGCTAAACGCCGATTAGGGGTTGGGACCTTTGACCTCTACAGCAGCCTCGTTTTGGGAGAGCCTGAAACGACGCCTCTTCTCCATCCTGCCGGAGGAGCTCCGAAAGAGGCTTTTCTTCGAGCACAGCTTTCTTTCCTTCGCCCTGCGCTTTTCCGAATCGTTTCCGTATTTGCCCCGGATTTCACAACCGATGCCCAGGGAGAAATTACCGCAACCTTTGACCTTCCCGATGTGGCCACAACTCTTCGGGTGGTCGCGGTAGTCTTTAAGGACGACCGCTTCGGAAGCAGTGCCCGGGAGGTTACCCTTCAGGAAGACCTTGTTTTCGAGCTCACCCACCCAAGAGTTCTCGCCCCGGGAGATTCCTTTGTACTCCCTGTTACCGTCTTTTCCCAGAAGGATACTCCTTCCTCGGTCACCTTGGCCCTCGTGGCGAATGACCTCCTTGAGGTCATGCCGAAGGATGCTTCCTTTGAGCTCCCACCGAGAGGAAAGGAGATGGTTCTCTTCACGGCGCGGGCCAAAGAGCTTGTGGGCGATGCTACTTTGGAGCTCGCCGTCCGTGCGGATGGAGAGGAGAAGCGTTCCACTTTCCGCTTCCCGGTTCGTCCGCCCTTCCCGAGAATCCCGGTAGTGCTCACTGGAAAGGTGGAACCGGGAGAGACGGTGACAGTGGAGGTGCCGAGAGACTTCATCGCTGCAACCCTGAACGGGAAACTCTTCCTCTCGGGGACACCGGATGTCGACCTGAGGAGAATCGCCACCTTCCTCTGGGACTACCCGTACGGCTGTCTTGAACAGGTGGTCTCAAGCGCCTGGGTAGCTCTGCTTTTGCCTGAGCACCTGAAGGAAGAGGACCCCCTTCTGGCTCCCGAGGAGCTCGCCGCAAGGCTCCTTGACCGGAAAATTCGCCGGATTCTCTCCCTTCAGACGTACGACGGCGGCTTCAGCTCCTGGCCCCAGGGCGAGAGTACCCCCTGGAATACGGCGTACGCACTCCATTTCCTTCTCAGCGCTCTGGACCGTGGAGTTGCAATCCCTCGGGAACCCCTTGAGGCTGCCCGGGATTACCTCCTCCGCTTCCTCGTTGCTCCGCCATACGGTACCGATGACGAAAGCTTGCAGGACTTCTACACCACCAAAGCTTATGCTGCCTACGTTCTCTCCCTTTTTGGAGAGCGGCCCCTTGCCACCCTTGAGGAACTCCGGGAGAAACGCCTCTACCTTCGGAATTCGGGGCTTCTCTTCCTTGCGCTGACGTACGCATCTTTTGGCCAGAGAGACTTGGCACAGAATCTTGCCGGGAATTACACTCCGTCTCTCTACGGAGAGCCTCAGACCGGAGGAGTTCTTGAATCTCCTCTTCGGGAGGGAGCCCTTGCTCTTCTCCTTTCCCTTGAACTCGACCCAACACATGCTCAAGCGGCAAACCTTGTGGCGAATCTCCAAAAAGCAATTGCCGAACGGGAGTACTTAACGACTCAGGAGGGAGCTTTCCTCCTCTTTGCCCTTTCCCGGTACTATGCTCAGGAGAAAAGGGGTGGCCTCTTCTCGGCGCGACTCTCTGATGAGAGAGGAAACATCCTCGCTTCTTTCACCGAAAAAGATGCTGCAGCGATTGATATAGCACTTTTGCCGCCTTCACCGTGGAAACTGACGAATGAAGGTGGTGCTCGTCTCTTCTACGCCCTTGTTGCTGACGGCGTTCCTCTTGTTCCTCCAGAACCTTGGGATCGGGGGATTCAGGTGCGGAAGACCTACCTTGACCGGGACGGCAACCCCCTCGAGAACGGTGCTGTAGAGAAAGGCGATGAGGTGGTGGTTCTTCTTGACATCGAGGCACCAGCGCCTCTTGAGAACGTGGTTATCGTTGACCTTCTCCCCGGAGGACTTGAGCCTACGCTGTCTGAGGAGCCTCAAGAGGGCATCGTTCCTGCTTTTGTGGACCGTCGGGACGATAGAATTCTCATCTTCTTCTCCTACCTTGAGGGTAAGGTTTCTTACCGGTACCGTACCACCGCGGTCACTTCCGGAACCTTCACCGTTCCTCCGGTCAAAGCTGAGTGCATGTACAACCCTGGGATTTCGAGTCTTTCCGGTGGTGGAACGCTGAAGGTGGAGTAG